From Acomys russatus chromosome 25, mAcoRus1.1, whole genome shotgun sequence, a single genomic window includes:
- the Decr2 gene encoding peroxisomal 2,4-dienoyl-CoA reductase [(3E)-enoyl-CoA-producing], which translates to MAQLPPDVEEDDCLPEYHHLFCPDLLKDKVAFITGGGSGIGFRIAEIFMRHGCHTVIVSRSLPRVSTAAEKLVAATGKRCLPLSVDVRVPPDVMAAVDQALKEFGKIDILINCAAGNFLCPASALSFNAFKTVVDIDTIGTFNVSRVLYEKFFRDHGGVIVNITATLSMRGQVLQVHAGTAKAAVDAMTRHMAVEWGPQNIRVNSLAPGPITGTEGIRRLGGPQASLRLKCLSSPLQRPGNKTEIAHSVLYLASPLASYVTGILLVVDGGSWMTIPNNVNQLVESETFSAKL; encoded by the exons ATGGCCCAGCTGCCGCCCGACGTTGAGGAGGACGATTGTCTTCCCGAATATCACCACCTTTTCTGCCCGGACCTTCTCAA GGACAAAGTGGCCTTTATCACAGGCGGTGGCTCTGGGATTGGCTTCCGGATCGCTGAGATTTTCATGAG GCATGGCTGTCATACTGTCATCGTCAGCAGGAGTCTGCCGAGAGTATCCACG GCTGCTGAAAAGTTGGTTGCTGCCACCGGGAAGCGGTGCCTCCCTCTATCTGTGGATGTCCGAGTTCCCCCAGATGTCATGGCTGCTGTAGATCAGGCACTGAAAGAGTTTGGCAAAATTGACATCCTCATTAACT GTGCAGCTGGAAACTTCCTGTGCCCTGCCAGTGCTTTGTCTTTCAACGCCTTTAAGACTGTGGTTGACATCGACACCATTGGCACCTTCAACGTGTCTCGTGTGCTTTATGAGAAGTTCTTCCGG GACCATGGAGGAGTGATCGTGAACATTACCGCCACCCTGAGTATGCGGGGGCAGGTGCTGCAGGTCCATGCAGGCACTGCCAAGGCAGCTGTGG ATGCTATGACAAGACACATGGCCGTGGAGTGGGGTCCCCAGAATATCCGTGTCAACAGCCTGGCTCCCGGTCCCATCACTGGCACTGAGGGGATCCGGAGACTAG GAGGCCCCCAGGCCAGTCTGAGATTAAAGTGTCTTTCAAGCCCTCTTCAAAGACCTGGAAACAAGACCGAGATCGCCCACAGCGTGCTGTACCTGGCCAGCCCTCTGGCTTCCTACGTCACAGGGATTTTGTTGGTGGTTGATGGTGGCAGCTGGATGACAATTCCGAATAATGTCAATCAACTGGTAGAGTCTGAAACCTTCTCTGCTAAGCTCTAG
- the Nme4 gene encoding nucleoside diphosphate kinase, mitochondrial: MGCLFGRAALRALLCGPRFPGLLVRPSSGGPSRPQERTLVAVKPDGVQRRLVGAVIQRFERRGFKLVGMKMLQAPENILAEHYRDLQRKPFYPALITYMSSGPVVAMVWEGHNVVHISRAMIGHTDSTEAAPGTIRGDFSVHISRNVIHASDSVEGAQREIQLWFESSELLNWADGGHHGSCYPA; the protein is encoded by the exons CGGGCGTTGTTGTGCGGGCCACGCTTTCCAGGCCTGCTGGTGCGCCCCAGTTCCG GAGGGCCCTCCCGGCCTCAGGAGCGGACCCTGGTTGCTGTGAAGCCAGATGGGGTACAACGGCGGCTAGTGGGGGCTGTGATACAACGCTTTGAGAGGCGGGGCTTCAAGCTTGTGGGGATGAAGATGTTGCAG GCACCAGAGAACATCCTTGCTGAGCATTACCGGGACCTACAGAGGAAGCCGTTCTACCCAGCCCTCATCACCTACATGAGCTCTGGGCCTGTGGTGGCCATG GTCTGGGAAGGGCACAATGTGGTCCACATCTCAAGGGCCATGATAGGACATACTGACTCCACAGAGGCAGCCCCTGGGACAATCAGGGGAGATTTCAGCGTCCACATCAGCAG GAACGTCATCCATGCTAGCGACTCTGTGGAGGGGGCCCAGAGGGAGATCCAGCTGTGGTTTGAGAGCAGTGAACTGTTGAACTGGGCAGACGGTGGTCACCATGGCAGCTGCTACCCAGCCTGA